The Sphingomonas sanguinis nucleotide sequence GACCGTGCTCTTGCCCGCACGTGGGAAGGGGAAGAGCTTTTCCGGCGCGCTCAGCTTGCGGAAAGCCGGGTCGGCATAGGCATAGACGAGGTAGTTGAGGCCGTTGCGGATGCGGGTCGAGAAATAGACCATGATCCGCCGCCGCGCCGGATCGTAGATCGCCTCGGGCGCCCAGGCGATGCCCGCGTCGCGATAGGCCGGGGATAGTTGCGTCACGTCGACCCGTGCGTGGCTCCAATGGATCAGATCGGTGCTCTTCATCAGGATCAGGTTGCGGTTGTTGCCCCAGCCATAGACCGCCTCGGGCCGCTCCCACTGGGTCGTCCGCAATCCCACCTCCCGCGCGTAGATATGGAGGTCCGTCATGGTCAGGTAGAAGGCGCCGTCCGGCCCGCGCATCAGATAGGGATCGCGAATGCCCTTCTGCGCCGCCACCACCGCGCCGGACAGGACCGGTTGGCCGTTGTTGACGTCGGTGAAGCTATAGCCGTCGCGCGACACCGCGAAATGGAGTGAATGGACGTGCTCCTTGAAATAGACCAGCAGATAGGCGCTTCGGGCCTTTTCCGGGGGCGCGGCTTGAGGGCGTGCCAGCCGCTCGACGAGTTGCAGCTGCTTGCCAGCGGGTGGTGGCGGGTCCTGCACCGTCTGGGCGAGGCCGACCGAGAGCGGCACGACGATCGCTCCGACGAGCCACGCCAGCCCGGTTGAAACTTTCACGCTACGCCTCCTGATATATCTGTTGCCGTCATGTGTGGTATACTTGTCAGGCTTTTGGCAAGGGCGAGCGCGAAAAGACGCGTGAGTTACTGGCCCGTAATGGGCGTCTAATTGGTCAGGCAAATGAGCTTTACAGCTTGCTCCGCCGGGCTAGACTGATCCGATCATCGAGGGGGCGGGCGGATGAAGCGGGCGAGGATCACGGTCATGGGCGCGGGCCTGGCAGCGGTGCTGGGCATGGCCCCGGCCGCTCGGGCCGCCGACCTGGACCTGACGCGGGCGAACCTGCTGGCGGTGGCGGATGGCGAGGGGACGGCGCGGATCGCCGCCGCACTGCTGGCCCGTGACCTGACCGCGCTGGGCGGCCATCCGGGAGCAATCGTCGAGGATGCGGGGAACTGCGCGACGCTGTGCGTCGTCATCGGTACGACCGCCTCGCCGGTGGTGCAGCGGCTCGCGCGAGAGGGCGGGGTCGACCTGTCGCCCATCACCGGCGGCTGGGAACGCTATGTCCGGGCCGGGGCGAGCGTGGCCGGGCGGCGCTATCTGCTGATCGTCGGATCGGATGCGCGGGGCGCGGCTTATGGCGTGACCGACCTGTCGCGCGCGCTGGGCGTGTCGCCCTGGGAATGGTGGGCCGATGTCACCCCACGCCGTCGCGACCGGATCACGATCGATGACGCGCCCTTCGTCTCGCTCGCGCCATCGGTCAAATATCGCGGCATTTTCCTGAACGACGAGGATTGGGGGCTGGAGCCATGGGCGGCGAAGACCTTCGACCCGGCCAAGGGCAATATCGGACCGAAGACCTATGCCCGCGTCTTCGAGCTGATGTGGCGGCTGAAGGCCAATACGCTCTGGCCCGCCATGCATTCCGTCTCAACGCCGTTCTTCGGCGATCCGGGCAATGCGCCACTCGCCCGGCGATACGGCATCGTCATCGGCAGCTCCCATGCCGAGCCGATGCTCCGCAACAATTTGCGCGAATGGGATGAGGGACAGCGCGGCGGGTTCGACTTCACCCGGCGGCCCCAGGCGATCCTCGACTATTGGCGCGAGCGGGTCGGCGAGACCAAGGGGCAGGAGGCGTTCTACACGGTCGGCCTGCGCGGCCTGCATGACGGGCCGATGCAGGGCGTGACGACCACGGCGGCGCGGCGCAGCATATTGGAGGATGTGGTCGGGCGGCAGCGTGGGCTTCTGGCCGATACGCTGGGCAAACCAGCGGCACAGGTACCGCAGCTTTATGTCGCCTATCATGAATTGCAGGAGGCGTATGACGCAGGCCTGACCCTGCCGGGCGACGTCACGCTGATGTGGACCGACGACAATTACGGCTATTTGCGACGGTTGAGTACGCCCGAGGAGCAGAAGCGGCCGGGCGGGGCGGGGGTCTATTACCACCTATCCTATTGGGGGCGGCCGCACGACTATTTGTGGCTGGGAACTACGCATCCCGCGCTGATCCGCGAGGAAATGGGGCGTGCCTGGGCGACCGACGCGCGGCGCATCTGGGTGGTCAATGTCGGTGACATCAAGCCAATCGAATATCTCTCGCAATATTTCCTGGACCTAGCCTTCGACGCCAGGCTGCTGGACCAATCGCCG carries:
- a CDS encoding glycosyl hydrolase 115 family protein; amino-acid sequence: MKRARITVMGAGLAAVLGMAPAARAADLDLTRANLLAVADGEGTARIAAALLARDLTALGGHPGAIVEDAGNCATLCVVIGTTASPVVQRLAREGGVDLSPITGGWERYVRAGASVAGRRYLLIVGSDARGAAYGVTDLSRALGVSPWEWWADVTPRRRDRITIDDAPFVSLAPSVKYRGIFLNDEDWGLEPWAAKTFDPAKGNIGPKTYARVFELMWRLKANTLWPAMHSVSTPFFGDPGNAPLARRYGIVIGSSHAEPMLRNNLREWDEGQRGGFDFTRRPQAILDYWRERVGETKGQEAFYTVGLRGLHDGPMQGVTTTAARRSILEDVVGRQRGLLADTLGKPAAQVPQLYVAYHELQEAYDAGLTLPGDVTLMWTDDNYGYLRRLSTPEEQKRPGGAGVYYHLSYWGRPHDYLWLGTTHPALIREEMGRAWATDARRIWVVNVGDIKPIEYLSQYFLDLAFDARLLDQSPREHLRRFMAEQFGEAEAGSIADVMMRFYDLAWPRKPEFMGFGQTEWVTPNRPSGYVQSDGEEAQARIAAYQALVVQAAEIAKRLPEDRSDAFHELVLYPVRGAAWLNTRILSLDLAELYARDQRASPNFYVGHAQTAQAMVEGYTARYNALAGGKWRGMMDMAPRRLPVFSEPMWPSWQPSTQSGCATGHWGAWIGDENVLTFTRGVPAERPVTLYQHQPQATSWAISDMPAGLTLSQDKGELNERGGYEQRMTLRYDGKGAVGPVTLRCGEQPVVVHATALAPPKVEPGMAIEDERRVTMLALAARYGGDWEAIPDLGSQHGALRAKLTLPTRGSAAQGTPATWRFATMTEAGGTLRVVALPTHPRDPAHGLRAAVRLDDGEWQTVDFATIGRSDQWRQNVLTNTAVVSLPLKSFAAGDHRVAIVPLDPGLTLDRVELVLDGARPLYAPLPETAR
- a CDS encoding glycoside hydrolase family 43 protein, whose amino-acid sequence is MKVSTGLAWLVGAIVVPLSVGLAQTVQDPPPPAGKQLQLVERLARPQAAPPEKARSAYLLVYFKEHVHSLHFAVSRDGYSFTDVNNGQPVLSGAVVAAQKGIRDPYLMRGPDGAFYLTMTDLHIYAREVGLRTTQWERPEAVYGWGNNRNLILMKSTDLIHWSHARVDVTQLSPAYRDAGIAWAPEAIYDPARRRIMVYFSTRIRNGLNYLVYAYADPAFRKLSAPEKLFPFPRAGKSTVDADITRVGGRYHLFFSTDDGKGNIRQAVSDHINRGYVYDPTKVDPEAVGTEAPMVWRRHGTDTYVLMYDVYAAKPNNMGFSETTDFRTFRDIGHFNAPDSPMSATNFTSPKHGSVMAITPAEADRLERYFAGG